A genome region from Populus alba chromosome 5, ASM523922v2, whole genome shotgun sequence includes the following:
- the LOC118045721 gene encoding protein RER1A, whose amino-acid sequence METGQPSGTLSGDDLSSLSSTPATTISRWSFAVSRRYQHFLDKTVPHILYRWISCLVVVLIYAIRVYLVQGFYIVTYGLGIYLLNLLIGFLSPQIDPEIHDGPTLPTRGSDEFRPFVRRLPEFKFWYSITKACCIAFVMTFFFVFDVPVFWPILLIYWVMLFFLTMRRQISHMIKYRYVPFSTGKQRYDGKKGPSTETADLSKE is encoded by the exons ATGGAAACCGGTCAGCCAAGCGGAACTCTCTCAGGAGACGATCTTTCCTCTCTGTCATCAACCCCGGCAACCACCATCTCACGGTGGTCCTTCGCTGTTTCACGGCGGTACCAACACTTTCTTGACAAAACGGTCCCTCACATCCTCTACCGTTGGATCTCCTGCTTAGTCGTAGTATTGATTTATGCAATCCGCGTCTACCTTGTTCAAGGCTTCTACATAGTCACATACGGTCTTGGTATTTACTTGCTTAATCTCTTGATTGGATTTTTGTCCCCCCAAATTGACCCTGAGATCCATGACGGCCCCACTCTTCCTACTCGCGGATCCGATGAGTTTCGTCCTTTCGTTCGCCGGTTGCCCGAATTCAAGTTCTG GTATTCAATTACGAAGGCGTGTTGCATTGCCTTTGTAATGACATTTTTCTTCGTGTTTGATGTGCCGGTGTTTTGGCCGATATTACTTATTTACTGGGTCATGCTATTCTTTCTTACTATGAGGAGACAGATTTCCCATATGATCAAGTATAGATATGTTCCATTCTCTACTGGTAAACAG CGATATGATGGAAAGAAGGGACCTTCCACCGAAACTGCTGATCTATCTAAGGAATGA
- the LOC118045720 gene encoding cysteine proteinase COT44, translating into MALAISALLFLLFTMSSALDMSILTSSDNQLNHGRSSWRSDDEVMSMYKWWLAKHGKAYNRLGEEAERFEIFKNNLRFIDEHNSQNHTYRVGLTKFADLTNEEYRAMFLGTRSDAKRRLMKSKSPSERYAFKAGDKLPESVDWRAKGAVNPIKDQGSCGSCWAFSTVAAVEGINQIATGELISLSEQELVDCDRTYNAGCNGGLMDYAFQFIINNGGLDTEKDYPYVGDDDKCDKDKMKTKAVSIDGFEDVLPFNEKALQKAVAHQPVSVAIEASGMALQFYQSGVFTGECGTALDHGVVVVGYGSEKGIDYWLVRNSWGKEWGEHGYIKMQRNVRDTYTGRCGIAMESSYPVKNGENTAKPNLDEAKQEGKVIEGVKLDDW; encoded by the exons ATGGCGCTTGCCATATCAGCccttctcttccttctcttcacCATGTCATCTGCCTTGGACATGTCAATCCTTACCTCTAGTGACAATCAACTAAACCATGGTCGATCAAGCTGGAGAAGCGATGATGAGGTGATGAGTATGTACAAATGGTGGCTTGCAAAGCATGGTAAAGCATACAACAGGCTAGGAGAGGAAGCAGAGAGGTTTGAAATCTTTAAGAATAATTTGAGGTTCATTGATGAACATAACTCCCAAAACCATACGTACAGAGTTGGGTTGACTAAGTTTGCAGATCTTACCAATGAAGAGTACCGTGCCATGTTTCTGGGCACGAGGAGTGACGCTAAGCGTAGATTAATGAAGTCTAAGAGCCCGAGTGAAAGATATGCTTTCAAGGCTGGTGACAAGCTGCCGGAATCCGTGGATTGGAGAGCAAAAGGAGCAGTTAACCCGATCAAAGATCAAGGAAGTTGTG GTAGTTGCTGGGCTTTTTCAACAGTTGCTGCTGTAGAAGGAATAAACCAGATAGCAACGGGGGAGTTGATCTCTCTATCAGAGCAAGAACTTGTAGATTGTGACAGGACCTATAACGCAGGCTGCAATGGAGGCCTCATGGACTATGCATTCCAATTCATTATCAACAACGGTGGCCTGGACACTGAGAAGGACTATCCGTACGTAGGAGATGATGATAAATGTGACAAAGACAAG ATGAAAACTAAGGCTGTTAGCATTGATGGGTTTGAGGATGTTTTGCCGTTCAATGAGAAAGCATTGCAGAAAGCTGTGGCTCATCAGCCAGTTAGCGTCGCCATTGAAGCCAGTGGCATGGCTTTACAATTCTACCAGTCT GGAGTGTTCACCGGTGAATGTGGGACGGCCCTCGACCATGGTGTGGTTGTTGTTGGATATGGCTCGGAGAAAGGCATAGATTACTGGCTTGTAAGGAACTCATGGGGCAAAGAATGGGGGGAGCATGGATACATCAAGATGCAGCGTAACGTCCGCGACACATACACTGGCAGATGTGGAATTGCAATGGAATCTTCTTACCCAGTCAAGAATGGCGAGAACACTGCTAAACCTAACTTGGATGAAGCAAAACAAGAAGGGAAGGTGATTGAAGGTGTAAAGCTCGATGATTGGTGA